The following are encoded in a window of Mycobacterium sp. ELW1 genomic DNA:
- a CDS encoding acetyl-CoA C-acetyltransferase, translating into MPEAVIVSTARSPIGRAMKGSLVDIRPDDLAAQMVRAALDKVPALDPHDIDDLIMGCGQPGGESGFNIGRAVAVELGYDFMPGTTVNRYCSSSLQTTRMAFHAIKAGEGHAFISAGVETVSRFGKGNADGWPDTKNALFADAMARSEAATAGADEWHDPREDGLLPDVYIAMGQTAENVALFTGVSREDQDHWGVRSQNKAEEAINSGFFEREIVPVTLPDGTVVSKDDGPRAGTTYEKISQLKPVFRPNGTITAGNACPLNDGAAALVIMSDTKAKELGLTPLARIVSTGVSGLSPEIMGLGPIEAVKKALAQANMTIGDVDLYEINEAFAVQVLGSARALGMDEDKLNVSGGAIALGHPFGMTGARITATLLNNLQTYDKTFGIETMCVGGGQGMAMVIERLS; encoded by the coding sequence ATGCCCGAAGCCGTCATCGTTTCCACCGCCCGCTCGCCGATCGGGCGCGCGATGAAGGGGTCGCTGGTCGACATCCGACCCGACGATCTGGCCGCGCAGATGGTGCGCGCCGCGCTGGACAAGGTGCCCGCACTGGACCCCCACGACATCGACGACCTGATCATGGGCTGCGGCCAGCCCGGCGGTGAGTCGGGCTTCAACATCGGCCGGGCGGTCGCCGTCGAGCTGGGTTACGACTTCATGCCGGGCACCACGGTCAACCGGTACTGCTCGTCGTCGCTGCAGACCACCCGGATGGCGTTCCACGCGATCAAGGCCGGCGAAGGCCATGCGTTCATCTCGGCCGGCGTCGAGACGGTGTCGCGCTTCGGCAAGGGCAACGCCGACGGCTGGCCGGACACCAAGAACGCGCTGTTCGCGGATGCGATGGCGCGCTCGGAGGCGGCCACCGCCGGTGCCGACGAGTGGCACGATCCGCGCGAGGACGGCCTGCTGCCCGACGTGTACATCGCGATGGGTCAGACCGCCGAGAACGTCGCGCTGTTCACCGGGGTCAGCCGCGAAGACCAGGACCACTGGGGGGTGCGCTCGCAGAACAAGGCCGAGGAAGCCATCAACAGCGGCTTCTTCGAGCGCGAGATCGTGCCGGTCACGCTGCCGGACGGCACGGTCGTGTCCAAGGACGACGGGCCGCGCGCCGGCACCACCTACGAGAAGATCAGCCAGCTCAAGCCGGTGTTCCGGCCCAACGGCACGATCACTGCCGGTAACGCGTGTCCGCTGAACGACGGCGCGGCCGCGCTGGTCATCATGTCCGACACCAAGGCCAAGGAGCTGGGGCTGACCCCGCTGGCGCGCATCGTGTCGACGGGCGTGTCCGGCCTGTCGCCCGAGATCATGGGCCTCGGCCCGATCGAGGCCGTGAAAAAGGCTCTCGCACAGGCGAACATGACGATCGGCGACGTCGATCTCTACGAGATCAACGAGGCGTTCGCGGTCCAGGTGCTCGGCTCGGCGCGCGCGCTCGGCATGGACGAGGACAAGCTGAACGTCTCCGGCGGCGCGATCGCGCTGGGGCATCCGTTCGGCATGACCGGCGCGCGGATCACCGCCACCTTGCTGAACAACCTGCAGACCTACGACAAGACGTTCGGCATCGAGACGATGTGCGTCGGCGGTGGCCAGGGCATGGCCATGGTGATCGAGCGCCTCAGCTAG
- a CDS encoding SGNH/GDSL hydrolase family protein, protein MGIRAPRKSTAALAAAGILASTGTAVLGARSLLTGQADQVRNVIPKSWDVPPRADGIYAPGGGPVQRWERGMEFDLHLMVFGDSTATGYGCRSADEVPGVLLARGLAEESGKLIRLSTKAIVGATSKGLSGQVDAMFVAGPPPDAAVIMIGANDITALNGISPSARRLGAAVQRLRASGAVVVVGTCPDFGVIKDIPQPLRWTARNRGLRLARVQAAAVRAAGGLPVPLADLLAPNFRQAPEVMFSEDRYHPSAAGYALAANQLMPALCHALGEWTGVTVPDLPWATKSEVRALTDRLGPLAQLLRRRTTGVPAPIVVTAS, encoded by the coding sequence GTGGGGATACGCGCTCCGCGGAAGTCAACGGCCGCGCTGGCAGCGGCGGGGATTCTGGCCTCGACCGGAACCGCCGTCCTCGGTGCGCGCAGTTTGCTCACCGGTCAGGCGGACCAGGTCCGCAATGTGATTCCGAAGTCCTGGGACGTCCCACCGCGGGCCGACGGCATCTACGCCCCGGGCGGCGGCCCCGTCCAGCGCTGGGAACGCGGGATGGAGTTCGACCTTCATCTGATGGTGTTCGGCGACTCGACGGCCACCGGCTACGGCTGTCGCAGCGCCGACGAGGTGCCCGGTGTGCTGCTCGCCCGCGGCCTCGCCGAGGAGTCCGGCAAGCTCATCCGCCTGTCGACCAAGGCGATCGTCGGTGCGACGTCCAAGGGCCTGTCCGGTCAGGTCGACGCGATGTTCGTGGCCGGCCCGCCACCCGATGCGGCGGTGATCATGATCGGCGCCAACGACATCACCGCCCTCAACGGCATCAGCCCGTCGGCCCGCCGGCTCGGTGCGGCCGTGCAGCGCCTGCGCGCCTCCGGTGCGGTGGTGGTGGTGGGGACGTGCCCGGATTTCGGTGTCATCAAAGACATCCCCCAACCGCTGAGATGGACGGCCCGCAACCGCGGCCTGCGACTGGCCCGTGTGCAGGCGGCCGCGGTGCGCGCCGCGGGTGGACTCCCGGTGCCATTGGCTGATCTGCTCGCGCCGAACTTCCGGCAGGCGCCCGAGGTGATGTTCTCCGAGGACCGCTACCACCCGTCGGCGGCGGGATATGCGTTGGCCGCCAACCAATTGATGCCCGCGCTGTGCCATGCGCTCGGTGAGTGGACCGGTGTCACCGTGCCCGATCTGCCGTGGGCGACCAAGTCGGAGGTACGGGCGCTGACCGACCGGCTCGGACCGCTGGCGCAGCTGCTGCGCCGCAGAACAACCGGGGTCCCCGCACCGATCGTGGTGACCGCGAGCTAG
- a CDS encoding alpha/beta hydrolase → MTAPSKVRASAPHHVHAGSGRPRRYPVSDGAPVEVVESGPSVAARLVSMGTRATMWPTLAVLSHVPHWPWPFGLVDFVARALLPTPGTVRATVGLPNASAQLVRAPGVLPADGNRRIVLYMHGGAFLTCGVNSHSRISVALSKFADSPVLVVDYRLIPKHTIGNAVDDCYDAYQWLRTRGYEPDQIVLAGDSAGGYLALTLAQRLQALGEEPAALVAISPLLQLDHEQKVAHPNMRTDAMFPPKAFDALVALVARAAAKNIVDGEPEGVYEPLDHIEPGLPRTLIHVSGSEVLLHDARLAARRLASAGVPTEVRVWPGQIHDFQLAAPLIPEAKRSLRQIGEYIREATG, encoded by the coding sequence ATGACCGCACCCAGCAAGGTCCGGGCTTCTGCCCCCCATCATGTTCACGCTGGTAGCGGTCGCCCGCGCCGGTACCCGGTCAGCGACGGCGCGCCGGTCGAAGTCGTCGAGAGCGGCCCGAGCGTCGCCGCGCGGCTGGTCTCGATGGGCACCCGCGCCACCATGTGGCCCACATTGGCCGTGCTCAGCCATGTGCCGCACTGGCCATGGCCCTTCGGCCTGGTCGACTTCGTCGCCCGCGCGCTGCTGCCCACCCCCGGCACCGTGCGCGCCACAGTCGGTTTGCCGAACGCCTCGGCGCAACTGGTCCGCGCACCCGGCGTCCTGCCTGCCGACGGCAACCGCCGCATCGTGCTCTACATGCACGGCGGCGCTTTCCTCACCTGCGGGGTGAACTCGCACAGCCGGATCTCGGTCGCGTTGTCGAAGTTCGCCGACTCGCCGGTGCTGGTGGTCGACTACCGGCTCATCCCTAAGCACACCATCGGAAACGCCGTCGACGACTGCTACGACGCCTACCAATGGCTGCGAACTCGCGGCTACGAGCCCGACCAGATCGTGCTGGCCGGCGACTCCGCCGGCGGCTATCTGGCCCTGACCCTGGCGCAGCGGCTGCAGGCCCTCGGTGAGGAGCCCGCCGCGCTGGTGGCCATCTCGCCGCTGCTGCAGCTCGACCACGAGCAGAAGGTGGCCCACCCGAACATGCGCACCGACGCGATGTTCCCGCCCAAGGCGTTCGACGCGCTGGTCGCCCTGGTCGCCCGTGCCGCGGCCAAGAACATCGTCGACGGCGAGCCCGAGGGCGTCTACGAGCCGCTCGACCACATCGAGCCCGGCCTTCCGCGCACGCTGATTCACGTGTCCGGATCCGAGGTCTTGCTGCACGACGCCCGGCTGGCGGCCCGGCGGCTCGCTTCCGCCGGTGTGCCCACTGAGGTGCGGGTGTGGCCCGGCCAGATCCACGACTTCCAGCTCGCCGCGCCGCTCATCCCCGAAGCCAAACGCTCACTGCGTCAGATCGGCGAGTACATCCGCGAAGCCACCGGCTAG
- a CDS encoding cystathionine beta-synthase gives MRIASHISELIGHTPLVQLNSVVPEGSGLVAAKIEYLNPGGSAKDRIAVKMIDAAEASGQLKPGGTIVEPTSGNTGVGLALVAQRRGYKCIFVCPDKVSEDKRNVLRAYGAEVVVCPTAVAPDDPDSYYSVSNRLVTEIDGAWKPDQYSNPMGPASHYETTGPEIWADTDGKVTHFVAGVGTGGTITGAGRYLKEVSGGKVKVIGADPEGSVYSGGTGRPYLVEGVGEDFWPAAYDPAVPDEIIAVSDADSFDMTRRLAREEALLVGGSCGMAVVAAIKVAQQAGPDSVVVVLLPDGGRGYLSKIFNDGWMSSYGFLRTRLDGSVVEPTVGDVLRGKSGALPDLVHTHPSETVRDAIGILREYGVSQMPVVGAEPPVMAGEVAGSVSERELLSAVFEGRAKLADAVAVHMSPPLPLIGAGELVSAAAKALGERDALMVVEEGKPVGVITRHDLLGFLSDGPRRR, from the coding sequence ATGCGAATCGCGTCGCACATCAGCGAGCTGATCGGGCACACCCCACTGGTCCAACTGAACTCCGTCGTGCCGGAAGGCTCGGGGCTGGTCGCGGCCAAGATCGAGTACCTCAACCCGGGCGGCAGCGCCAAGGACCGCATCGCCGTGAAGATGATCGACGCCGCCGAGGCCAGCGGTCAGTTGAAGCCCGGCGGGACGATCGTCGAACCCACCTCCGGCAACACCGGCGTCGGGCTGGCGCTGGTCGCGCAGCGCCGCGGCTACAAGTGCATCTTCGTCTGCCCGGACAAGGTCAGCGAGGACAAGCGCAATGTCTTGCGCGCCTACGGGGCCGAGGTCGTCGTGTGCCCGACGGCCGTCGCTCCCGACGACCCGGACAGCTACTACAGCGTGTCCAACCGACTGGTCACCGAGATCGACGGTGCCTGGAAGCCCGACCAGTACTCCAACCCGATGGGCCCGGCCAGCCATTACGAGACGACCGGCCCGGAGATCTGGGCGGACACCGACGGCAAGGTCACGCATTTCGTCGCCGGCGTCGGCACCGGCGGAACGATCACCGGCGCCGGGCGCTACCTCAAGGAGGTGTCCGGCGGCAAGGTGAAGGTGATCGGTGCCGACCCGGAGGGCTCGGTGTACTCCGGTGGCACCGGGCGGCCTTACCTGGTCGAGGGCGTCGGCGAAGACTTCTGGCCCGCCGCCTACGACCCGGCCGTGCCCGACGAGATCATCGCGGTCTCGGACGCCGATTCGTTCGACATGACCCGACGGCTGGCCCGCGAGGAAGCGCTGCTGGTCGGCGGCTCCTGCGGGATGGCGGTCGTCGCCGCGATCAAGGTGGCCCAGCAGGCCGGCCCCGATTCGGTGGTCGTCGTGCTGCTGCCCGACGGGGGCCGTGGCTACCTGTCCAAGATCTTCAACGACGGGTGGATGTCGTCGTACGGATTCCTGCGGACCCGCCTGGACGGGTCGGTGGTCGAGCCGACAGTCGGCGATGTGCTGCGCGGCAAGTCCGGGGCGCTGCCCGACCTGGTGCACACCCACCCGTCGGAGACCGTCCGCGACGCCATCGGCATCCTGCGCGAGTACGGCGTCTCCCAGATGCCCGTCGTCGGCGCCGAACCCCCCGTGATGGCGGGCGAAGTGGCGGGCAGCGTCTCGGAGCGGGAACTGCTGTCCGCGGTGTTCGAGGGACGGGCCAAGCTCGCCGACGCGGTGGCGGTGCACATGAGCCCACCTCTGCCGTTGATCGGGGCGGGAGAACTGGTCAGCGCAGCGGCAAAGGCGTTGGGGGAGCGGGACGCATTGATGGTGGTCGAGGAAGGCAAGCCGGTCGGCGTCATCACTCGCCACGATCTGCTCGGTTTCCTGTCCGACGGGCCGCGCCGACGCTGA
- a CDS encoding RDD family protein, with translation MTEQPPGPPPGSYPPPPPGNYPPPPAGNYPPPPPPQGGYAPPPPGAAFGGPPAPGQPVPQLPQSAYTSWFTRVVAWLIDYIPAYIILGIGYGVVIATTDTECVTDTSQYETADYCATGTSTIGTLALIVAGLIAVAFVVWNLGYRQGTTGSSIGKSVMKFKVVSEKTGLPIGFGLSFVREILYLVASYICLGIVWLIAVLFPLWDSKRQTLADKIMTTVCLPL, from the coding sequence ATGACCGAACAACCGCCAGGTCCCCCGCCGGGGAGCTACCCGCCGCCGCCCCCAGGGAACTACCCGCCGCCGCCTGCCGGTAACTATCCGCCGCCACCACCGCCCCAGGGCGGTTACGCACCGCCGCCGCCGGGCGCCGCATTCGGCGGACCGCCCGCACCCGGTCAGCCGGTTCCCCAGCTGCCGCAGAGCGCCTACACGTCGTGGTTCACCCGCGTCGTCGCGTGGCTGATCGACTACATCCCGGCCTACATCATCTTGGGCATCGGATACGGCGTCGTGATCGCCACCACGGACACCGAATGTGTGACCGACACGTCGCAGTACGAGACCGCGGACTACTGCGCGACGGGAACCTCGACCATCGGCACGCTGGCCCTGATCGTCGCCGGCCTGATCGCGGTCGCGTTCGTGGTCTGGAACCTCGGTTACCGCCAGGGCACCACCGGGTCGAGCATCGGCAAATCCGTGATGAAATTCAAGGTGGTCAGCGAAAAGACCGGACTGCCAATCGGTTTCGGACTGTCGTTCGTTCGCGAGATCCTGTACCTGGTGGCTTCCTACATCTGCCTCGGCATCGTGTGGTTGATCGCCGTGCTGTTCCCGCTGTGGGACAGCAAGCGCCAGACCCTGGCCGACAAAATCATGACGACCGTCTGCCTCCCCCTGTAG
- a CDS encoding RDD family protein, translating to MTQPPPPPGNYPPPPPGNYPPPPPGNYPPPPPPGAGVLSKEAYTPWIKRVGAFIIDALPIAILSGVGQGLMVATGENNCTSSSVDNSYGVYCTSQPSTLGLILSFVFGLASLAFWVWNYGYRQGTTGSSIGKSVLKFKVISEKTGQPIGFGLSIVRQIAHFVDAIICYIGYLFPLWDAKRQTLADKIMTTVCVPL from the coding sequence ATGACGCAACCGCCCCCTCCGCCCGGTAACTACCCGCCCCCTCCGCCGGGGAATTACCCGCCCCCGCCGCCGGGGAACTATCCGCCGCCGCCCCCACCCGGCGCCGGCGTGCTGTCGAAAGAGGCGTACACCCCGTGGATCAAACGGGTCGGCGCCTTCATCATCGACGCCCTCCCGATCGCGATCCTGTCCGGCGTCGGGCAGGGCCTGATGGTGGCCACCGGCGAGAACAACTGCACCTCGAGCAGCGTCGACAACAGTTACGGCGTCTACTGCACCTCGCAGCCGTCCACGCTGGGACTGATCCTGTCGTTCGTGTTCGGGCTCGCCAGCCTGGCGTTCTGGGTCTGGAACTACGGTTACCGCCAGGGCACCACCGGGTCGAGCATCGGCAAGTCGGTGCTGAAGTTCAAGGTGATCAGCGAAAAGACCGGCCAGCCGATCGGTTTCGGGCTGTCGATCGTGCGCCAGATCGCCCACTTCGTCGACGCGATCATCTGCTACATCGGTTACCTGTTCCCGTTGTGGGACGCCAAGCGGCAGACGCTCGCCGATAAAATCATGACGACGGTGTGCGTGCCGCTCTGA
- a CDS encoding cystathionine gamma-synthase, giving the protein MSEQRSAADRHRAQGFATRAIHAGYRPDPATGAVNAPIYASSTFAQDGVGGLRGGYEYARTGNPTRAALEAVLAAVEDGTFGRAFSSGMAATDCALRAVLRPGDHVVIPDDAYGGTFRLIDKVFTQWGVAHTPVALSDLDAVRAAITATTKLIWVETPTNPLLSIADVAAISEIAAVGGQKVLVDNTFASPALQQPLNLGADIVLHSTTKYIGGHSDVVGGALVTNDEELDTKFAFLQNGAGAVPGPFDAYLTMRGLKTLELRMQRHSANAAKVAEFLAEHAAVSQVLYPGLPSHPGHEVAARQMSGFGGMVSVRMRDGIEAARRLCSRTEVFILAESLGGVESLIEHPGAMTHASTAGSQLEVPDDLVRLSVGIEDPADLLGDLEQALN; this is encoded by the coding sequence ATGAGTGAGCAGCGCAGCGCAGCCGACCGGCACCGGGCACAGGGGTTCGCGACCAGGGCCATCCACGCCGGATACCGTCCCGATCCCGCGACCGGTGCGGTCAACGCGCCGATCTATGCCAGCAGCACCTTCGCGCAGGACGGCGTCGGCGGCCTGCGTGGTGGCTACGAGTACGCCCGCACGGGCAATCCGACGCGCGCCGCGCTGGAGGCGGTGCTCGCCGCAGTCGAGGACGGCACCTTCGGGCGCGCATTCAGTTCGGGCATGGCCGCCACCGACTGTGCACTGCGGGCGGTGTTGCGTCCCGGCGACCACGTGGTCATCCCCGACGACGCCTACGGCGGCACCTTCCGGCTCATCGACAAGGTGTTCACCCAGTGGGGGGTTGCACACACGCCGGTGGCGCTGTCCGACCTCGACGCGGTGCGCGCGGCGATCACCGCCACCACCAAGCTGATCTGGGTGGAGACGCCGACCAATCCGCTGCTCTCGATCGCCGACGTCGCCGCCATCTCCGAGATCGCCGCGGTCGGCGGTCAGAAGGTGTTGGTGGACAACACCTTCGCCTCGCCGGCATTGCAGCAGCCGCTGAACCTCGGTGCCGACATAGTGCTGCACTCGACGACGAAGTACATCGGCGGGCACTCCGACGTGGTCGGTGGCGCGCTGGTCACCAATGACGAGGAACTGGACACCAAGTTCGCGTTCCTGCAGAACGGCGCGGGCGCGGTGCCCGGTCCGTTCGACGCGTATCTGACGATGCGCGGCCTGAAGACACTGGAGCTGCGGATGCAGCGGCACAGCGCGAATGCCGCGAAGGTGGCGGAATTCCTGGCGGAGCACGCCGCGGTGAGCCAGGTGCTCTACCCCGGCCTGCCCTCGCATCCCGGGCATGAGGTGGCAGCGCGACAGATGAGCGGATTCGGCGGCATGGTGTCGGTTCGGATGCGCGACGGCATTGAAGCGGCACGCCGGTTGTGTTCGCGCACCGAGGTTTTCATCCTTGCTGAGTCGCTGGGCGGGGTCGAGTCGCTTATCGAGCATCCTGGCGCCATGACGCACGCGTCGACCGCCGGATCGCAGCTCGAGGTGCCCGACGACCTGGTTCGCCTCTCGGTGGGGATCGAAGACCCGGCGGATCTGCTCGGCGACCTCGAGCAAGCCCTAAACTAG
- a CDS encoding GPP34 family phosphoprotein, translating into MARIAEDLLLLLLDNAAAQPAVEPARLQRLLAAAVLLDLAYDCRVRPAIPGEPVPADRLVALAGPPPLDPVVRPALAMLEEAPVSASEAIGKLRKQIEDRVIDQLLRTGQIHQITLSQNRFRRSTYAWPLASRTRVDRARSALLSTLFDGNRPDPATATIITLLHTVGALGAVLSLNDRGWHWVCDRASEIASGTWVNDAEMAEVNLAVTTAAVRPALV; encoded by the coding sequence GTGGCGCGCATCGCCGAAGACCTTCTTCTGCTGCTACTCGACAATGCGGCAGCACAGCCCGCTGTGGAGCCGGCGCGGCTGCAGCGGCTGCTGGCCGCCGCCGTACTGCTGGACCTCGCCTACGACTGCCGGGTCCGGCCTGCGATACCAGGTGAACCCGTCCCGGCTGATCGACTGGTCGCACTGGCCGGGCCTCCACCACTGGATCCCGTTGTGCGTCCGGCACTGGCCATGCTCGAGGAGGCGCCGGTCAGCGCGAGTGAGGCGATCGGCAAGCTGCGCAAGCAGATTGAAGACCGCGTGATCGACCAGTTGCTGCGCACCGGCCAGATTCATCAGATTACGTTGTCGCAGAACCGGTTCCGCCGAAGCACCTATGCCTGGCCGCTGGCCAGCCGGACGCGGGTGGACCGGGCCCGGTCCGCCCTGCTGTCCACGTTGTTCGACGGCAACCGTCCCGACCCGGCCACGGCGACGATCATCACGCTGCTGCATACCGTCGGCGCACTGGGCGCGGTACTGAGCCTCAATGACCGCGGCTGGCACTGGGTCTGCGATCGGGCCAGCGAGATCGCCAGCGGCACATGGGTTAACGACGCCGAGATGGCCGAGGTCAATCTGGCGGTGACCACCGCCGCGGTGCGGCCGGCGCTAGTTTAG
- the greA gene encoding transcription elongation factor GreA: MTDTQVTWLTQESYDRLKTELDQLIANRPVIAAEINDRREEGDLRENGGYHAAREEQGQQEARIRQLQELLNTAKVGEAPKQSGVALPGSVVKVYYDGDESDTETFLIATRQEGIDHDKLEVYSPNSPLGGALLNAKVGDTREYAVPSGKTVKVTLVSAEPYHS; encoded by the coding sequence ATGACCGATACCCAGGTGACCTGGCTGACCCAGGAGTCGTACGACCGCCTCAAGACCGAGCTGGATCAGTTGATCGCCAACCGTCCGGTCATCGCCGCCGAGATCAACGACCGTCGCGAAGAGGGCGACCTGCGCGAGAACGGCGGCTACCACGCCGCGCGCGAAGAGCAGGGCCAGCAGGAGGCCCGCATCCGCCAGCTGCAGGAGCTGCTGAACACCGCCAAGGTGGGCGAGGCTCCCAAGCAGTCCGGCGTCGCGCTGCCCGGTTCGGTGGTCAAGGTCTACTACGACGGCGACGAGTCCGACACCGAGACCTTCCTGATCGCCACCCGCCAGGAGGGCATCGACCACGACAAGCTCGAGGTCTACTCGCCGAACTCCCCGCTGGGCGGCGCGCTGCTCAACGCCAAGGTCGGTGACACCCGCGAGTACGCGGTGCCGAGCGGCAAGACCGTGAAGGTCACGCTGGTCAGCGCCGAGCCCTACCACTCGTAG
- a CDS encoding DUF4307 domain-containing protein encodes MTDSPPPLPQERYGRTRLPATTRRRVAFALGVLVLAAGLVLALIAYQRFEGNDVEGTIAAYQVTDDHTVSVTISVTRKDPSRPVHCIVRVRSHDGDETGRREILVPPSDAATVQVTTFVKSYKRPFVGDIYGCGTDVPGYLVAP; translated from the coding sequence ATGACCGACAGTCCCCCGCCGCTCCCGCAGGAGCGTTACGGGCGTACCCGCCTGCCGGCGACCACCCGGCGACGGGTGGCGTTCGCGCTGGGTGTGCTGGTCTTGGCCGCCGGCCTGGTGCTCGCTCTGATCGCCTACCAGCGCTTCGAAGGCAACGATGTCGAGGGCACGATCGCGGCGTATCAGGTCACCGACGATCACACTGTCTCGGTGACGATCAGCGTGACCCGAAAGGACCCTTCCCGGCCCGTCCATTGCATTGTCCGAGTTCGTTCCCACGACGGCGACGAAACCGGTCGGCGTGAAATTCTGGTGCCCCCATCAGACGCGGCAACGGTGCAGGTCACCACATTTGTGAAGTCGTACAAACGACCATTCGTCGGCGATATTTACGGTTGCGGAACTGACGTTCCCGGATACCTCGTCGCGCCCTGA
- the mca gene encoding mycothiol conjugate amidase Mca, which yields MTELRLMAVHAHPDDESSKGAATVARYAAEGHRVMVVTLTGGERGDILNPAMDLPEVRGRIADIRRDEMARAAEILGVEHHWLGFEDSGLPEGDPPPPLPDGCFALVPLEQPVGELVKLIREFRPHVMTTYDENGGYPHPDHIRCHEVSVAAYEAAADYRLYPDAGEPWAVSKLYYNHGFLRARLQLLQDEFAKHGQEGPFASWLAKWDPEIDIFAGRVTTRVLCSEYFNQRDEALKAHATQIDPDGFFFATPIEWQQRLWPTEEFELARSRVPAKLPEDDLFTGIEIFE from the coding sequence GTGACCGAACTGCGGCTGATGGCTGTGCACGCCCATCCGGACGACGAGTCCAGTAAGGGCGCAGCAACCGTTGCCCGGTACGCCGCCGAAGGCCACCGGGTCATGGTGGTGACTCTGACCGGCGGCGAACGTGGCGACATTCTGAACCCGGCGATGGACCTGCCCGAAGTGCGCGGCCGGATCGCCGACATCCGGCGCGACGAGATGGCCCGGGCCGCGGAGATCCTCGGGGTCGAACACCACTGGCTGGGGTTCGAGGACTCCGGGCTGCCCGAAGGCGATCCGCCGCCGCCGCTGCCCGACGGCTGCTTTGCGTTGGTGCCGCTGGAGCAGCCCGTCGGCGAATTGGTGAAGCTGATCCGTGAGTTCCGTCCGCACGTGATGACCACCTACGACGAGAACGGTGGCTATCCGCATCCGGATCACATTCGCTGCCATGAGGTTTCGGTGGCGGCCTATGAAGCCGCGGCCGACTACCGGCTGTATCCCGACGCCGGCGAACCCTGGGCGGTCAGCAAGCTCTACTACAACCACGGCTTTCTGCGGGCGCGCCTGCAGCTGCTGCAGGACGAGTTCGCCAAGCACGGCCAGGAAGGCCCGTTCGCCAGCTGGCTGGCCAAGTGGGACCCGGAGATCGACATCTTCGCCGGGCGGGTGACCACCCGGGTGTTGTGCTCGGAGTACTTCAACCAGCGCGATGAAGCCCTCAAGGCGCACGCCACCCAGATCGACCCGGACGGATTCTTTTTCGCGACGCCCATAGAGTGGCAGCAGCGGTTGTGGCCCACCGAGGAGTTCGAACTGGCTCGTTCGCGGGTGCCCGCCAAGTTGCCTGAAGACGACCTGTTCACCGGAATCGAGATCTTCGAGTGA